DNA from Ziziphus jujuba cultivar Dongzao chromosome 2, ASM3175591v1:
gagGAAAATATCTGTAATTCTTTTCGGTTTTTGATGTAATAGAAATTTTTTGGTCtagattttagaaaataattatagaaGTATACCAGTTGATTACCAGATGAATCGAAGTCAATCTTACACATGCGTACAAGTAGGCAAAAGAATTCCTTGTGGTATAAATGTTAAAAGTTTTAATCCAGTATTGTGGCTCAATAATACTGTAGACGTTTTGAAGCTTCTTTTGCAATTTCAGTTTTTGCCTAGGAGAAATCGGCTTTTCATCTTATAAAAGTTGATCACTTAGTACACGAGACTGCAAAGGATGCTGATAATTTAGTTTTTCACAGTTGAGTTGAGATGCTTTGAAGAATCATGGTATGATGGAGCAGTCAAGAATAAATAAACAGCCTCAATACAATTCCACTGAACCCGGAAATGAGGAACTACAGCCGCATTCTCAGTCATTTGTGCGTGATCCTTTTAGCAGTATGCATATGAATACAAGACCCCCTGACCCCAATATGTCAGAAGTTAAACCTGTCCTTAATTACTCCATACAGACAGGCGAGGAGTTTGCCTTTGAATTCATGCGTGATCGGGTGAATCCTAGGAAGCCTTTGCTTCCAGATACTGTTGGTGATCCCAATTGTGCACCAGGTTATCTGGAACTTAAGGGCATGTTAGGTATCAATCATGGGTCTGAAAGTGGGTCTGATATTTCAATGCACAGAATAGCCGAGAAAGGTCCCAAACAGTTTGAGAGAAAAAATTCATCTTCACATGAAGGCAGAAATAACCATGCTTCAGTTCCATCAGTTCCACGAAGTTCATCAGGCTTTGAAAGTGGTAGAGGAGTTGTTCGTGGCTATGCCTCTTCTGGAGCCTCTGATAGCTCATCAATGAAGATAAAGGTACTCTGCAGCTTTGGTGGTAAAATTCTACCCCGGCCTAGTGATGGAAAGCTCCGGTATGTTGGAGGTGAAACACGAATTATCTGCATAAGAAAGGATATTTCCTGGCAAGAGCTTATGCAGAAAGCTTTATCGATGTGCAACCAAACTCATATAATCAAGTATCAGCTCCCTGGAGAGGATCTTGATGCCTTGGTTTCTGTATCATGTGATGAGGATTTGCAGAATATGATGGAGGAATGCTCTGATTTTGCAAAGGGAGAAGGGTCAAAAAAGCTTAGGATGTTTTTATTCTCCATGAGTGACTTAGAAGATGTTCAGTTTGGTCTTGGTAGCATGGATGGTGACTCTGAGGTTCAGTATGTGGTTGCTGTTAATGGCATGGATCTTGCGTCAAAGAAAAACTCATCTCTGCATGGTTTGGCAAGCTCTTTGGCAAATAATTTAGATGAGCTAGATAGACAAAGTACTGAAAAAGAGACTAACAGTGCTCCAATAGACTCAGCAGGGATTAGCAGTGTTCCTTTGACGGGCAATATTGTTTCACCAGTCACGATTCAATCTTCAGAATCTATGATTCCTAGTTCCTCTAGTGCTTTTGTAATAAAGCCTCCTATTTATCATGGGAAGATGGTTAATTCTGGAGAAAATATGCAGTACCCATTTCATGATGTCCATGTTCCTCCTATTCCTTCCTCTTTAGTTTCTAGTTCAATTCCCCTCCATGTGAGTATGGCTCAACATGGAGGTTCAACTGAAGGGCAACAGTTCAGTGGATCAAGAGCTGAAAATTCTCAGATGCCAGTAAAGCAAGTGAAACTAAAATCTGAGAATCCAGTGCCGCAAGAAAGTACTCCTGAAAAGGTTTTCTCCTCGGGGAAAGCCTATGGTGTCCCTTTACAACCACATGACGGTAATTTGATGAATTATTTTCCTGTTGAAAATGCGACAGTTGCAGTTACTGCTTCGGAGGGGGGTCCTCATTTATTGTCTTCAAAAAATGAGGTGAAGTACCAGGAGCCTGACAGGGTTGCTTCATCAAATAACTCTGTGAATCCTTTGCAGGTTCCCAAGTCTAGTGAGGATGATTTTCATTCCACGACATTTGCCCCTGGTTATGGTGGGTCCGAATCCATTGCAATTGACTTGACTTATTTTGAGCAGCCTGTTATTCCTCAGAGAGTTTACAATTCAGAAAGAATTCCCAGGGAGCAGGCGGAGTTGCTTAATCGATCAACAAAATCTGATGATTCACATGGTTCTCAATTTCTCATATCTCATTCTCGTTCTGATGTTTCCCAGCAGGATCCAATTGCAGAAGGTGTTGACAAATTGCGTGAAGATGGAAACCAGGCTCTGCAGGTTGAACAATCCACCTCAACAGCAAAGTCATTACATGTGGATACTCATATGGTTGATGATGGGCTTGCCAGACTTCAAAAGTACGGAGAGTCTGCAGATTCAGTTGCTCGGATGAAGTCAGAACTATTGCAAGGTGCAGGAAGTGGGTCAAAGCATGAGTTACCAAAAACTACAGATAATAAAGATGTTACAACCAGTGATAGGACTCTTAAATCTGAGCAAGAAACAATTTTCCCTGCAGATGGCCTTAAAAAGCATGTAATAGATGAAAACTCTGAACTTCCAACTGTAATCCCAAAAGCTTCTGTTGAGAACCCTGAGGAACCTTTGTCTAATCAGCCAGTTCATCCTTCTAGTGAGGTCACTGGCGAGGATCCTA
Protein-coding regions in this window:
- the LOC107417903 gene encoding uncharacterized protein LOC107417903 → MMEQSRINKQPQYNSTEPGNEELQPHSQSFVRDPFSSMHMNTRPPDPNMSEVKPVLNYSIQTGEEFAFEFMRDRVNPRKPLLPDTVGDPNCAPGYLELKGMLGINHGSESGSDISMHRIAEKGPKQFERKNSSSHEGRNNHASVPSVPRSSSGFESGRGVVRGYASSGASDSSSMKIKVLCSFGGKILPRPSDGKLRYVGGETRIICIRKDISWQELMQKALSMCNQTHIIKYQLPGEDLDALVSVSCDEDLQNMMEECSDFAKGEGSKKLRMFLFSMSDLEDVQFGLGSMDGDSEVQYVVAVNGMDLASKKNSSLHGLASSLANNLDELDRQSTEKETNSAPIDSAGISSVPLTGNIVSPVTIQSSESMIPSSSSAFVIKPPIYHGKMVNSGENMQYPFHDVHVPPIPSSLVSSSIPLHVSMAQHGGSTEGQQFSGSRAENSQMPVKQVKLKSENPVPQESTPEKVFSSGKAYGVPLQPHDGNLMNYFPVENATVAVTASEGGPHLLSSKNEVKYQEPDRVASSNNSVNPLQVPKSSEDDFHSTTFAPGYGGSESIAIDLTYFEQPVIPQRVYNSERIPREQAELLNRSTKSDDSHGSQFLISHSRSDVSQQDPIAEGVDKLREDGNQALQVEQSTSTAKSLHVDTHMVDDGLARLQKYGESADSVARMKSELLQGAGSGSKHELPKTTDNKDVTTSDRTLKSEQETIFPADGLKKHVIDENSELPTVIPKASVENPEEPLSNQPVHPSSEVTGEDPSHDDTFVDTQPFPWTKKSAKHVSHDAPSTAISSSTQVDIEDRFRRDILSDIFSKAIFSDDSPGVGLLHKDGAGLSLNIENHDPKRWSYFHKLAQGGFLQKDFSLIDQDHPAFSSVLEKVEEGDIKSYHLTPFTTDGVLMDHVDSHMKVGEIDPKEFPAKTAADIIVVQSNYDQSQTKDTESIQFSAMMENLRMPELEYEDGKVESRNVGLPPLDSSLGDFDLGALELQVIKNDDLEELKELGSGTFGTVYHGKWRGTDVAIKRIKKSCFTGRSSEQERLTVEFWREADILSKLHHPNIVAFYGVVQDGPGGTLATVTEFMVDGSLRHVLLRKDRYLDRRKRLIIAMDAAFGMEYLHSKNIVHFDLKCDNLLVNLKDPLRPICKVGDFGLSKIKRNTLVSGGVRGTLPWMAPELLNGSSIKVSEKVDVFSFGIVLWEILTGEEPYANMHYGAIIGGIVNNTLRPTIPSYCDPEWRRLMEQCWAPNPAARPSFTEIASRLRVMSTLASQTKTQVQKPSK